The Catharus ustulatus isolate bCatUst1 chromosome 26, bCatUst1.pri.v2, whole genome shotgun sequence genome has a window encoding:
- the MYCL gene encoding protein L-Myc: MELDSYQHYFYDHDAQEDFHRSTAPSEDIWKKFELVPTPPLSPLGSPGDKGLCSGPEERPGWLSRYCLAGEEPEYLIGTGQIFGNLSAFILKDCMWSGFSARERLEKAMTEKLSTGTQRATPHKPSFAQDFGFSSSVSECVDPAAVFLCPLAESKIPASSGSEGQSDSEGEEIDVVTVDKRQSLSLRKPVTITLRADPLDPCMKRFHISVHQQQHNYAARSPPEPCPPPQSPQQEQQEEDEPPSTVEPTPAVTLPEPGLPKPSSSPGSDSEDVAKRKNHNYLERKRRNDLRSRFLALRDQVPGLASCPKTPKVVILSKSSEYLQSLISAERRMAAEKRQLQLRQTQLLKRIAHLKGH; encoded by the exons ATGGAGCTTGACTCGTACCAGCACTATTTCTACGATCACGACGCCCAGGAGGATTTCCACCGCTCCACGGCGCCCAGCGAGGACATCTGGAAGAAGTTCGAGCTGGTCCCCAcgcccccgctgtccccgctgggCTCTCCCGGGGACAAGGGGCTCTGCTCGGGGCCGGAGGAGCGCCCGGGATGGCTCTCCCGGTACTGCCTGGCCGGGGAAGAACCGGAATATCTCATAGGGACGGGGCAGATCTTCGGCAACCTGAGCGCTTTCATCCTCAAGGATTGCATGTGGAGCGGTTTTTCAGCGCgggagaggctggagaaggCGATGACAGAGAAACTTTCCACGGGCACGCAGAGAGCCACGCCGCACAAACCATCCTTCGCGCAGGATTTTGGCTTCAGCAGCTCCGTCAGCGAGTGCGTGGATCCCGCTGCCGTCTTCCTTTGCCCGCTGGCCGAGAGCAAGATCCCCGCATCCTCGGGATCCGAGGGCCAGAGCGATTCCG AAGGTGAAGAGATCGACGTGGTGACGGTGGACAAGAGACAATCTCTCAGCCTGAGGAAGCCGGTGACCATCACGCTCCGAGCCGACCCCCTGGACCCCTGCATGAAACGTTTCCACATCTCCgtccaccagcagcagcacaactaCGCCGCCCGCTCGCCGCCAgagccctgcccgccgccccagtccccccagcaggagcagcaggaggaggatgaacCCCCCAGCACCGTGGAACCAACCCCTGCCGTGACCCTACCTGAGCCTGGCTtgccaaaacccagcagcagccccggctCGGACAGCGAGGACGTGGCCAAGAGGAAAAACCACAATTACCTGGAGCGCAAGCGGCGCAACGACCTCCGCTCGCGCTTCCTGGCCCTGCGGGACCAGGTGCCCGGGCTCGCCAgctgccccaaaacccccaaagtgGTGATCCTGAGCAAATCCTCGGAGTACCTGCAGTCCCTCATCAGCGCCGAGAGGAGGATGGCAGCCGAGAagcggcagctgcagctgcgCCAGACCCAGCTGCTCAAAAGGATTGCTCACCTCAAGGGGCACTAG
- the LOC117007537 gene encoding CYFIP-related Rac1 interactor A-like isoform X1, translating into MGNLLKVLTYNELDQGPNFFLDFENAQPTEAETAVWNQVNAVLEEAQTILAELQSYTGAGQEIREAIQNPGDLRLQERAWSAVCPLVAKLKRFYEFSLRLENALRSLLEALTSPPYAPTQHLEREQALAKQFAEILHFTLSFDELKMTNPAIQNDFSYYRRTISRNRINNLQLDAESEVNNEMANRMSLFYAEATPMLKTLSNATTKFVSENKTLPIEDTTDCLSTMACVCRVMLETPEYRSRFTNTETLLFCMRVMVGVIILYDHVHPVGAFAKTSKIDMKGCIKVLKDQPSTSTEGLLNALRYTTRHLNDDTTSKQIRALLQ; encoded by the exons ATGGGGAACCTTCTAAAAGTGTTGACTTATAACGAACTTGACCAAGGCCCTAATTTTTTCCTTGACTTTGAAA ATGCGCAGCCGACGGAGGCCGAGACTGCGGTGTGGAACCAGGTGAACGCCGTGCTGGAGGAGGCACAGACCATCCTGGCCGAGCTGCAGTCCTACACGGGCGCCGGGCAGGAGATCCGAGAG gccATCCAAAACCCCGGGGACCTGCGGCTGCAGGAGCGCGCCTGGAGCGCCGTGTGCCCCCTGGTCGCCAAGCTGAAACGCTTCTACGAGTTCTCGCTGCGGCTGG AGAACGCCCTGCGGAGCCTGCTGGAGGCTCTCACCAGCCCCCCCTACGCCCCGACCCAGCACCTGGAGCGGGAGCAAGCCCTGGCCAAGCAGTTCGCCGAGATCCTGCACTTCACCCTCAGCTTCGATGAGCTCAAG ATGACCAACCCTGCCATCCAGAACGATTTCAGCTACTACAGACGCACCATCAGCCGGAATCGCATCAACAACCTGCAG ctggatgcagagaGTGAGGTGAACAATGAGATGGCCAACAGGATGTCCCTCTTCTACGCCGAGGCCACCCCCATGCTGAAAACGCTCAGCAATGCCACCACCAAGTTCGTCTCAGAG AACAAGACCCTCCCCATCGAGGACACCACTGACTGCCTGAGCACCATGGCCTGCGTGTGCAGGGTGATGCTGGAGACCCC ggagtaCCGGAGCCGCTTCACCAACACCGAGACCCTGCTCTTCTGCATGAGGGTGATGGTTGGGGTCATCATCCTCTACGACCACGTCCACCCCGTGGGGGCCTTCGCCAAGACCTCCAAGATCGAT ATGAAAGGCTGCATTAAAGTCTTGAAAGACCAACCCTCAACCAGCACCGAGGGGCTCCTGAACGCTCTGAG GTACACCACCCGGCACCTCAACGATGACACCACGTCCAAACAGATCCGGGCCCTGCTGCAGTGa
- the TRIT1 gene encoding tRNA dimethylallyltransferase: protein MAAAAALCLGRAPRPPRPLVVILGATGTGKSALALQLGLRLGGEIVSADSMQVYKGLDIITNKVSPQEQRLCRHHMISFVDPLVSNYTVVDFRDKAVPLIEDIFARDKIPIVVGGTNYYIESLLWKVLINTKEKPSSAPRLDSDRKVELEQLDSAELHRRLSRVDPEMAAKLHPHDKRKVARSLQVFEETGIPHSEILHQQQQEEGGGPLGGPLKYPHSCILWLHADQAALDARLDRRVDDMVAAGLLEELRDFHRRYNQEKVAENRQDYQHGIFQSIGFKEFHEYLVSEGKCSPETSALLLEKGIQALKQVTKRYARRQNKWVRNRFLKRPGPNVPPVYGLEVSDPQRWEEDVLKPALEIVESFIQGREPPAEPLRMEQDEKENKRSHHVCELCARIIIGDREWAAHTRSKSHLHHLKKRRKLEASGRAGQTVGDSGDTETSDEDGSLPLPLP from the exons atggcggcggcggccgcgctgtGCCTGGGCcgggccccgcgcccgccgcggcCGCTCGTGGTGATCCTGGGCGCCACCGGCACCGGGAAATCGGCGCTGGCGCTGCAGCTCGGGCTGCGGCTCGGCGGGGAGATCGTCAGCGCCGACTCCATGCAG gtGTACAAGGGCTTGGACATCATCACCAACAAGGTTTCCCCGCAGGAGCAGCGTCTCTGCAGACACCACATGATCAGCTTTGTGGATCCCCTTGTCTCCAACTACACCGTGGTGGATTTCAGGGACAAAGCTGTGCCTCTG ATTGAAGATATCTTTGCCCGGGACAAGATCCCCATTGTTGTGGGAGGAACCAACTACTACATCGAGTCCCTGCTCTGGAAGGTCCTTATCAACACCAAG GAgaagcccagcagtgcccccaGGCTGGACAGTGACAGGAAagtggagctggagcagctggacaGTGCTGAGCTCCACCGGCGCCTGAGCCGGGTGGACCCGGAGATGGCGGCCAAGCTGCACCCCCACGACAAACGCAAGGTGGCCAG GAGCCTCCAAGTGTTTGAAGAGACTGGGATCCCCCACAGTGAAAtcctgcaccagcagcagcaggaggaaggtggGGGGCCCTTAGGTGGGCCCCTGAAATACCCACATTCCTGCATCCTGTGGCTGCACGCAGACCAGGCAG ctctggatgcACGGCTGGACAGGAGGGTGGATGACATGGTGGCTGcggggctgctggaggagctgcgcGACTTCCACCGCCGCTACAACCAGGAGAAGGTGGCAGAGAACCG GCAGGATTACCAGCATGGAATCTTCCAGTCCATTGGATTCAAGGAATTCCACGAGTACCTCGTCAGTGAAGGGAAATGCTCACCAGAGAccagtgccctgctgctggaaaaag GGATCCAGGCCCTCAAGCAGGTGACCAAGAGATACGCCCGGAGGCAGAACAAGTGGGTCAGGAACCGCTTCCTGAAAC GTCCTGGGCCCAACGTGCCCCCAGTTTATGGCTTGGAGGTGTCAGATCCCCAGAGGTGGGAGGAGGATGTGCTGAAACCTGCCCTGGAGATCGTGGAGAGCTTCATCCAG GGCCGAGagcccccagcagagcccctgaggatggagcaggacgAGAAGGAGAACAAGAGGAGCCATCAcgtgtgtgagctgtgtgccAGAATCAtcattggggacagggagtgggCAG CTCACACTCGGTCCAAATCTCACCTGCACCAcctgaagaagaggaggaagctgGAGGCGTCCGGCCGTGCCGGACAGACCgtgggggacagtggggacacagagaccTCAGATGAGGATGGCAGCCTGCCTTTGCCTTTGCCTTAA
- the LOC117007537 gene encoding CYFIP-related Rac1 interactor A-like isoform X2, with protein sequence MGNLIKVLGKDLENCPHFFLDFENAQPTEAETAVWNQVNAVLEEAQTILAELQSYTGAGQEIREAIQNPGDLRLQERAWSAVCPLVAKLKRFYEFSLRLENALRSLLEALTSPPYAPTQHLEREQALAKQFAEILHFTLSFDELKMTNPAIQNDFSYYRRTISRNRINNLQLDAESEVNNEMANRMSLFYAEATPMLKTLSNATTKFVSENKTLPIEDTTDCLSTMACVCRVMLETPEYRSRFTNTETLLFCMRVMVGVIILYDHVHPVGAFAKTSKIDMKGCIKVLKDQPSTSTEGLLNALRYTTRHLNDDTTSKQIRALLQ encoded by the exons ATGGGCAACCTGATAAAGGTATTGGGCAAAGATTTAGAAAACtgtcctcattttttcctggattttgaAA ATGCGCAGCCGACGGAGGCCGAGACTGCGGTGTGGAACCAGGTGAACGCCGTGCTGGAGGAGGCACAGACCATCCTGGCCGAGCTGCAGTCCTACACGGGCGCCGGGCAGGAGATCCGAGAG gccATCCAAAACCCCGGGGACCTGCGGCTGCAGGAGCGCGCCTGGAGCGCCGTGTGCCCCCTGGTCGCCAAGCTGAAACGCTTCTACGAGTTCTCGCTGCGGCTGG AGAACGCCCTGCGGAGCCTGCTGGAGGCTCTCACCAGCCCCCCCTACGCCCCGACCCAGCACCTGGAGCGGGAGCAAGCCCTGGCCAAGCAGTTCGCCGAGATCCTGCACTTCACCCTCAGCTTCGATGAGCTCAAG ATGACCAACCCTGCCATCCAGAACGATTTCAGCTACTACAGACGCACCATCAGCCGGAATCGCATCAACAACCTGCAG ctggatgcagagaGTGAGGTGAACAATGAGATGGCCAACAGGATGTCCCTCTTCTACGCCGAGGCCACCCCCATGCTGAAAACGCTCAGCAATGCCACCACCAAGTTCGTCTCAGAG AACAAGACCCTCCCCATCGAGGACACCACTGACTGCCTGAGCACCATGGCCTGCGTGTGCAGGGTGATGCTGGAGACCCC ggagtaCCGGAGCCGCTTCACCAACACCGAGACCCTGCTCTTCTGCATGAGGGTGATGGTTGGGGTCATCATCCTCTACGACCACGTCCACCCCGTGGGGGCCTTCGCCAAGACCTCCAAGATCGAT ATGAAAGGCTGCATTAAAGTCTTGAAAGACCAACCCTCAACCAGCACCGAGGGGCTCCTGAACGCTCTGAG GTACACCACCCGGCACCTCAACGATGACACCACGTCCAAACAGATCCGGGCCCTGCTGCAGTGa